One stretch of Arachis hypogaea cultivar Tifrunner chromosome 20, arahy.Tifrunner.gnm2.J5K5, whole genome shotgun sequence DNA includes these proteins:
- the LOC112785122 gene encoding putative RING-H2 finger protein ATL12, with amino-acid sequence MIIKNHFFMSMIMFTFIMVHFLFSVVHAQNNDEDMAPEMSDTLHPSKALVISVLTVIFTITFFLLAYVRFCRFNPVVGMSYPNPNNIQGHIGSRFSGINRELVEKLPFFRFSSLKGSKEGLECTVCLSKFEDSEVLRLLPKCQHAFHINCIDKWLESHSTCPLCRYRVEPGDIKSNVRSLSFGSLRVPSNLTEEPNLEIYIQREPSHRRSSRFGFLEFSKSKKQGEEGGSGSNSNNNNDMNKNNHKFNHRIVVSDVVTRSRWSDLNSSDLLSLSMEMLNDASSARFSPEKIVQGEYSVSVDDEDENSFTALNSSNKNKDCGKKRSMSEIANVPRFAEIMTMKKQNSSSSGVGREEERFLRIWMPIARRTVQWFARRQRNYYDGGDQLSRHKHLGSNV; translated from the coding sequence ATGATCATTAAGAACCATTTCTTCATGTCCATGATCAtgttcacattcatcatggttcaTTTTCTTTTCAGTGTTGTTCATGCTCAAAACAACGATGAAGACATGGCACCCGAGATGTCTGATACACTGCATCCAAGCAAGGCTCTTGTTATATCGGTCCTCACCGTAATCTTCACCATAACATTCTTCTTACTCGCATATGTTCGTTTCTGCAGATTCAATCCAGTTGTTGGGATGTCATATCCGAATCCCAACAACATTCAAGGTCATATCGGGTCAAGATTCTCCGGAATCAACAGGGAACTCGTCGAAAAACTCCCCTTCTTCAGATTCTCTTCTCTCAAGGGCTCCAAAGAAGGTCTAGAATGTACAGTTTGCCTCTCGAAATTCGAGGATTCCGAGGTCCTCAGGCTACTCCCAAAGTGCCAACACGCTTTCCACATTAATTGTATTGACAAGTGGCTCGAAAGCCACTCGACTTGTCCTCTTTGCAGGTACAGGGTGGAACCCGGAGACATCAAGAGTAACgtgcgctctcttagctttgggTCCCTCCGAGTACCTTCAAATTTAACGGAAGAACCAAACCTCGAGATCTACATCCAAAGGGAACCATCACATCGACGGTCATCAAGATTTGGCTTCTTGGAATTCAGCAAGAGCAAGAAACAAGGAGAAGAAGGTGGTAGTGgtagtaatagtaataataacaatgatatGAATAAGAATAACCACAAGTTCAACCACAGAATAGTGGTATCTGACGTTGTAACAAGAAGTAGGTGGAGCGATCTAAACTCTTCGGATTTGCTATCTTTGAGCATGGAGATGCTCAACGATGCTTCCAGCGCGAGATTCTCACCGGAAAAGATTGTTCAAGGGGAATATTCAGTTAGTGTTGATGATGAAGACGAGAATTCATTCACAGCACTGAATAGTAGTAACAAGAACAAGGATTGTGGGAAGAAGAGATCAATGTCTGAGATTGCAAATGTTCCGAGATTTGCAGAGATCATGACGATGAAAAAGCAGAACAGTAGTAGTAGTGGTGTtggaagggaagaagagaggtTCTTGAGGATTTGGATGCCGATTGCTCGTAGAACGGTTCAGTGGTTTGCAAGAAGACAAAGAAACTACTATGATGGTGGTGATCAATTAAGTAGGCACAAACATTTAGGATCAAATGTTTGA